A genomic region of Gimesia chilikensis contains the following coding sequences:
- the hemC gene encoding hydroxymethylbilane synthase, whose translation MNQTAEPRPLRIATRASKLALWQAEHVSALLEAQGSGRPIEIVHITSEGDRDLTSPLSQFGGLGVFTREVQKAVLDGRADLAVHSLKDLPTEPAPGLTLAGIPDRGPLYDVLILPEGSEPIESLADLPEQARIGTGSLRRRAQLLHQRSDLEMLEVRGNVQTRLKKLDSGEYDALCLAEAGMVRLELLAERNWLLLSPPEVYPAVGQGALGIECRDDDTETIEILGAISDPAVRAATTAERSLLSHLRAGCHAPIGSLSRLEENQLTLEAVVLSGDGQERIFVSESGALEAAAETGIKAAESLLEAGADRLISPGPGSPEAL comes from the coding sequence ATGAATCAGACAGCGGAACCCCGTCCCTTGCGCATCGCGACCCGAGCCAGCAAGCTCGCGCTCTGGCAGGCAGAGCATGTGTCTGCCCTGCTGGAAGCTCAGGGGAGCGGACGGCCGATTGAAATCGTGCATATCACATCGGAAGGTGACCGCGATCTGACCTCGCCGCTGTCACAGTTCGGCGGACTGGGTGTCTTCACACGCGAAGTGCAGAAAGCGGTTTTGGACGGACGGGCTGATCTGGCGGTTCACAGTCTCAAAGATTTACCGACCGAGCCAGCTCCCGGTCTGACCCTGGCGGGAATTCCGGATCGGGGTCCCTTGTATGACGTGCTGATTCTGCCCGAAGGTTCCGAGCCGATTGAGTCGCTGGCTGATCTGCCCGAACAGGCACGGATTGGAACGGGAAGTCTGCGGCGCCGGGCTCAACTGCTGCATCAGCGAAGTGACCTGGAGATGCTCGAAGTCCGCGGAAACGTGCAGACACGTCTGAAGAAACTGGATTCCGGCGAATACGACGCCCTCTGCCTGGCGGAAGCCGGAATGGTGCGACTGGAACTGCTGGCCGAAAGGAACTGGCTGCTCTTAAGTCCGCCGGAAGTCTATCCGGCCGTCGGTCAAGGTGCCTTGGGCATCGAATGCCGGGACGACGATACCGAAACCATTGAAATTCTGGGAGCGATTTCCGATCCCGCGGTGCGTGCCGCGACCACGGCGGAACGAAGTCTGCTTTCGCATCTGCGTGCGGGTTGCCATGCTCCGATCGGTAGTCTGTCTCGCCTGGAAGAGAATCAACTGACATTGGAAGCAGTCGTGTTGAGTGGCGACGGCCAGGAGCGGATTTTCGTTTCCGAAAGCGGCGCACTCGAAGCTGCTGCGGAAACCGGGATCAAGGCAGCGGAGTCACTGCTGGAAGCGGGTGCAGACCGGTTGATTTCGCCCGGTCCCGGGTCGCCGGAAGCGCTCTAA
- a CDS encoding citrate/2-methylcitrate synthase, producing MERHPYRPGLAGIVATETEISQIQDGLTYRGYLVDELAREAMFLEVAYLLLHGELPSHEEMADFQTMLIESGQLPYPVLKALESIPPHIDMMEVVRSGVSLLAHFDPQMEYGMFMSDISNAQYLLAMLPQLISFRYHYVNGKKPVVPNFQHSYAGSFWYMLKGDEPTQLEEEAFNALLISQADYGLAPSTFAARVVASTGSPLYSSINAAIGSLNGQLHCSSGAGVLDALQEAMHSGNAEEWACQEITKGRRVLGFQHSPRKPRDPRAAVLKNYCVQVADALGLNAMEATADAIEDVMAKVSRVHPRVEWHASRLLHYLGFEPELFTPIFAVSRMAGWVAHIVEQTENNHLYQPLSRYVGMDQRKYKPLPLRS from the coding sequence ATGGAACGTCACCCTTATCGCCCCGGGTTAGCCGGGATCGTCGCGACAGAAACTGAAATCTCACAAATCCAGGATGGTTTGACTTATCGGGGTTACCTGGTAGATGAACTGGCCCGCGAGGCTATGTTCCTCGAAGTTGCTTACCTGCTCCTGCATGGTGAACTTCCCAGCCACGAAGAGATGGCTGACTTTCAGACGATGCTGATCGAATCGGGTCAGCTCCCTTACCCCGTGTTGAAGGCCCTGGAATCGATTCCTCCGCACATCGACATGATGGAAGTGGTCCGCAGCGGCGTCAGCCTGCTGGCACACTTCGACCCGCAGATGGAATACGGAATGTTCATGTCGGACATTTCCAATGCCCAATACCTGCTGGCGATGCTGCCGCAACTGATCTCGTTCCGTTATCATTACGTCAACGGGAAGAAGCCGGTGGTGCCTAACTTCCAGCATTCTTATGCGGGCAGTTTCTGGTACATGCTCAAAGGTGATGAGCCGACTCAGCTCGAAGAAGAAGCCTTCAATGCCCTGCTGATCTCGCAGGCCGATTACGGTCTGGCCCCATCCACCTTTGCCGCCCGCGTGGTGGCATCGACGGGGAGTCCCCTGTATTCATCGATCAATGCCGCCATCGGTTCGCTGAACGGTCAGTTGCATTGCAGCTCCGGAGCCGGCGTTCTGGATGCGTTACAGGAAGCGATGCATTCAGGAAATGCAGAAGAGTGGGCCTGCCAGGAAATCACCAAGGGGCGTCGGGTACTCGGATTCCAGCACTCGCCGCGTAAACCACGCGATCCCCGGGCTGCGGTCCTGAAGAATTACTGCGTGCAGGTTGCCGATGCACTGGGACTGAATGCAATGGAAGCGACCGCGGATGCCATCGAAGATGTCATGGCAAAAGTCTCCCGCGTTCATCCCCGCGTGGAATGGCACGCGAGTCGACTGCTGCATTACCTGGGCTTTGAGCCTGAACTGTTCACGCCGATCTTTGCGGTTTCGCGAATGGCAGGCTGGGTGGCACACATCGTCGAACAGACGGAGAACAATCACCTGTACCAGCCACTCTCACGCTATGTGGGAATGGATCAGCGGAAGTATAAACCACTGCCGTTACGCAGCTGA
- a CDS encoding efflux RND transporter permease subunit, whose protein sequence is MSRQPESWLESGVNLLYKLRWGLLVVFLILTGFAYFPASKLDFEQSIESLYAKDDQHLLDYLESKRLFGGDELVFVAYTVPGLLGEEGSRETDELKEVRQFSQELSQIPGINADVTQNLANALSPPKLNFLLRVLIRQKRDELIELSRGVLIGDDNETTAIVLRLLPEDQSPVPRAETFKQIRELAHAHEPRAYVVGEPVQVYDMFRYVEEDGDVLFKVSLSLLAVVLLLLFRRLRWVALPLLVVICSIWWTEATLVIGNLQLSMVSSMLNSLVTIIGIATVAHVAVHFQALQRENVPRPDAIRRTMVELLPAIFWTCATTAAGFLSLLTSEIAPVRSFGIMMALGTLMVLIASTVLLPGGMSLGYLRQPSKQSDDKGLARKLKQVAQMNERYPKRILWGSLIFVIFAAAGFSRLTIETDFSKNFRDSSEIVKALDFVETRLGGASTWEVNFPAPSQLNKEYLDRVRALAEDLQQVNPPDKTQLTKVISITDTLDFVPAKPFASDPIQSKLDQIEDLQADFESSLYNPEQGRMRIVLRALERQSAEEKLSLIHKVDALAKKHFPGSETKESDQKSNAVDGEPGKAAGIFILLAYLIDSLLRDQLYSFLLAATSIWLIMSLAFRSLKLGLISMVPNLFPIVVVIGVMGWTGLTLNIGTAMIASVSMGLTTDSSIHFISSFLRARSRGASTDEALRSTQHSVGRAIIYATSALVAGFSVLTLSHFIPLIYFGALVSVAMVGGVFGDLVLMPILLRLTYPDKAESAA, encoded by the coding sequence ATGAGTCGTCAACCAGAGAGCTGGCTGGAATCAGGGGTAAACCTGCTCTATAAACTCCGCTGGGGCCTGCTGGTCGTTTTTTTGATTCTGACCGGCTTCGCTTATTTTCCAGCGTCGAAGCTGGACTTCGAACAGTCGATTGAATCGCTCTACGCTAAAGATGACCAGCACCTGCTCGATTACCTTGAGAGCAAACGGCTCTTCGGCGGCGATGAACTCGTTTTCGTCGCATATACCGTACCCGGCCTGCTGGGCGAAGAGGGTTCCCGGGAAACCGATGAGCTGAAAGAGGTCCGTCAATTCTCCCAGGAACTCAGTCAGATCCCGGGCATCAATGCAGACGTTACGCAAAACCTGGCAAATGCACTCAGCCCTCCCAAATTAAACTTCCTGTTGCGGGTACTGATTCGACAGAAACGCGACGAACTGATCGAGCTCTCGCGTGGCGTGCTGATCGGTGACGACAACGAAACCACGGCCATCGTCCTCCGCCTGCTGCCTGAAGATCAATCTCCCGTTCCCCGTGCCGAAACATTCAAACAAATCCGCGAGCTGGCACATGCTCACGAGCCCCGCGCCTATGTGGTCGGCGAGCCCGTGCAGGTCTATGACATGTTCCGTTACGTGGAAGAAGACGGCGATGTACTGTTCAAAGTCTCGCTCAGTCTGCTGGCGGTCGTATTGCTGCTCTTGTTCCGTCGGCTGCGCTGGGTGGCCCTCCCTCTCCTGGTTGTGATCTGTTCCATCTGGTGGACCGAAGCCACACTTGTCATCGGTAATCTCCAGTTGAGCATGGTCAGCTCTATGTTGAATTCCCTCGTGACGATCATCGGTATCGCGACGGTCGCACACGTGGCCGTCCACTTTCAGGCCCTGCAGCGCGAGAACGTTCCCCGCCCCGATGCGATCCGCCGGACGATGGTCGAACTCTTACCCGCGATCTTCTGGACCTGTGCCACCACGGCAGCCGGCTTCCTCTCACTGTTGACCAGTGAAATCGCTCCTGTCCGCAGCTTCGGTATCATGATGGCGCTGGGAACTCTGATGGTACTCATCGCCTCCACTGTCCTTCTACCCGGCGGAATGTCGCTGGGTTACCTGCGTCAACCTTCAAAACAGTCAGACGATAAAGGTCTGGCCCGAAAGCTGAAACAGGTCGCTCAGATGAATGAGCGTTATCCCAAACGGATTCTCTGGGGTTCGTTGATCTTCGTGATTTTTGCTGCTGCCGGCTTCAGTCGCTTAACCATTGAAACGGATTTCAGTAAAAACTTCCGCGACTCCAGCGAGATCGTCAAGGCGCTCGACTTCGTCGAAACCCGGCTCGGCGGTGCTTCCACCTGGGAAGTCAACTTTCCTGCTCCGTCTCAATTGAATAAGGAATACCTGGACCGCGTCCGGGCTCTGGCGGAAGACCTGCAACAGGTTAACCCTCCTGACAAAACACAGTTAACTAAAGTCATCTCCATTACGGACACGCTCGACTTTGTGCCAGCAAAACCGTTCGCATCCGACCCGATTCAGTCCAAGCTGGACCAGATCGAAGACCTGCAGGCGGACTTCGAAAGCAGCCTCTACAATCCCGAACAGGGTCGCATGCGTATCGTCCTGCGGGCCCTCGAACGACAGTCGGCTGAGGAAAAGCTCTCCCTGATTCATAAAGTCGATGCCCTCGCGAAAAAACATTTTCCCGGCTCGGAAACGAAAGAGTCCGATCAGAAATCAAATGCCGTTGATGGCGAACCTGGTAAGGCCGCCGGTATTTTTATTCTGCTCGCTTATCTGATTGACAGCCTGCTGCGAGATCAGCTTTACAGCTTCCTGCTCGCTGCCACCAGTATCTGGTTAATCATGTCACTCGCCTTCCGCAGTCTGAAACTGGGGCTGATTTCCATGGTCCCCAACCTGTTTCCGATTGTCGTCGTGATTGGTGTCATGGGCTGGACCGGATTGACGTTGAATATCGGTACTGCCATGATTGCCAGTGTTTCAATGGGACTCACGACCGATTCGAGCATCCACTTTATCTCGAGCTTCTTAAGAGCACGTTCGCGTGGTGCTTCGACAGATGAAGCGCTGCGATCAACTCAGCACAGTGTCGGCCGGGCAATCATTTATGCCACGTCCGCCCTGGTTGCCGGCTTCAGTGTACTCACCCTGTCACACTTCATCCCCCTGATTTATTTCGGGGCGCTGGTGAGCGTTGCCATGGTGGGTGGCGTCTTTGGAGACCTCGTCCTGATGCCCATTCTGCTGCGACTGACCTATCCCGACAAAGCGGAATCAGCTGCGTAA